A stretch of Myxococcus hansupus DNA encodes these proteins:
- a CDS encoding ABC transporter ATP-binding protein produces the protein MSQLEVAAGSPPETDVLLALNDIRRDYVLGEAKVEALKGVSLRIHRGEFVAVWGPSGSGKSSLMNILGLVDAPTSGDVTLEGTPISKLSDNALSDLRSRKVGFVFQSFNLIPVLSALENVQVPLQIQGVNAAEARARASQALKDVGLENQANALPDKMSGGQRQRVAIARALVTAPAIVVADEPTANLDSENSYMVVKLMRELNRSKHVTFIFTTHDPRLLDLVDRKLLLKDGLLQSDEAVR, from the coding sequence ATGAGCCAGTTGGAAGTGGCGGCGGGCAGCCCACCGGAAACGGACGTGCTCCTGGCCCTGAACGACATCCGGCGTGACTACGTCCTGGGTGAAGCGAAAGTCGAGGCGTTGAAGGGCGTCTCCCTGCGCATCCACCGGGGGGAGTTCGTCGCCGTCTGGGGGCCTTCGGGCAGCGGCAAGTCCAGCCTGATGAACATCCTGGGATTGGTGGATGCACCCACCTCTGGAGACGTGACGCTGGAGGGCACGCCCATCTCGAAGCTGTCCGACAACGCGCTGTCCGACCTGCGCAGCCGCAAGGTGGGCTTCGTCTTCCAGAGCTTCAACCTCATCCCCGTGCTCAGCGCCCTGGAGAACGTCCAGGTGCCGCTGCAAATCCAGGGCGTCAACGCAGCCGAGGCGCGCGCGCGTGCGAGCCAGGCCCTGAAGGACGTGGGCCTGGAGAACCAGGCCAACGCCCTGCCGGACAAGATGAGCGGCGGACAGCGTCAGCGCGTGGCCATTGCCCGGGCGCTCGTCACCGCCCCCGCCATCGTCGTGGCGGACGAGCCCACCGCCAACCTGGATTCGGAGAACAGCTACATGGTGGTCAAGCTCATGCGTGAGCTCAACCGCTCCAAGCACGTCACCTTCATCTTCACCACCCACGACCCACGGCTCCTGGACCTGGTCGACCGGAAGCTCCTGCTCAAGGACGGCCTGCTCCAGAGCGATGAGGCTGTGCGATGA
- a CDS encoding outer membrane lipoprotein-sorting protein: MKHALALVTGWLLLFSGSAHATEPDAAEILKTSDRARGGGLPGIRWTVRITPVNGAEAEPERVLLLKAHATASLAETREPVRFKGSKLLQVDRNMWMSRPGLRKPIPISPRQKLSGQASQGDIASTNYATDYKAKLLREEEIEGEATYVLELTAVNTFCTYDRITYWVSKARHVGVKADFISLSGKRLKSATFEYANQLSHDGKTFPFVSRMTIQDALTSAKTTLEYSDVQVAELPRGTFDVNRLGN; the protein is encoded by the coding sequence ATGAAACACGCTCTTGCACTCGTCACGGGCTGGCTGCTCCTGTTCTCCGGCTCCGCGCACGCCACGGAGCCGGACGCGGCCGAGATTCTCAAGACATCCGACCGCGCACGCGGCGGAGGACTTCCAGGCATCCGGTGGACGGTCCGCATCACCCCCGTCAACGGCGCGGAGGCGGAGCCCGAGCGGGTGCTCCTGCTGAAGGCCCACGCCACCGCCAGCCTCGCGGAGACGCGCGAGCCCGTGCGCTTCAAGGGCTCCAAGCTGCTGCAAGTGGACCGGAACATGTGGATGAGCCGTCCCGGACTCCGCAAGCCGATCCCCATCTCCCCCAGGCAGAAGCTCTCCGGGCAGGCGTCACAAGGGGACATCGCATCCACGAACTACGCCACCGACTACAAGGCCAAGCTGCTGCGCGAGGAGGAGATTGAAGGCGAGGCCACCTACGTCCTGGAGCTGACGGCGGTGAACACGTTCTGCACCTACGACCGCATCACCTACTGGGTGTCCAAGGCGCGGCACGTCGGCGTGAAGGCGGACTTCATCTCCCTGTCCGGGAAGCGGCTGAAGTCCGCCACCTTCGAGTACGCCAACCAGCTCAGCCACGACGGCAAGACGTTTCCCTTCGTGAGCAGGATGACCATCCAGGACGCGCTCACCTCCGCGAAGACCACCCTGGAGTACTCCGACGTGCAGGTGGCGGAGCTGCCGCGGGGGACGTTCGACGTCAACCGGCTCGGGAACTGA
- a CDS encoding ABC transporter permease: MNYFSIGFRNILKNRRRSLVTLLSVGIGFASISLFAGYIQYVYGGLAKQAIHGELLGHLTVMKRGLRTEGRLHPAKYMFTKEELERVTPILRQYPHTRLVTPRMSLSGMVSNGTASTVFVGEGMVPEDVKKLQGGFERKLSGDLKADNPIGVATAQDLGRILNLKPGDSAALLVSTVTGQANALDVDIVDDFNTGNVGTNDKFLYLPFDLAKSLYDFDGAERLIVLLDDKSFTEQARTQLTAQLQQAGFDVELKTWLELSSFYAQVKRLFDMIFAFIFSNVFIVVVMSIVNAMSMTVVERTREIGTLRAMGLRRSGILRLFTTEAFMLVVLGCAGGLLLTLLVRFAVNGAGITYTPPNSSNVVSLMVDLDIPRMARTFVMLSVLGIGAAWFPARAAARKLVIDSLGHA, translated from the coding sequence ATGAACTACTTCTCCATCGGCTTCCGCAACATCCTGAAGAATCGCCGGCGCAGCCTCGTCACCCTCCTCTCGGTGGGCATCGGCTTCGCGTCCATCAGCCTCTTCGCGGGCTACATCCAATACGTGTACGGCGGTCTGGCCAAGCAAGCCATCCATGGTGAACTGCTGGGACACCTGACGGTGATGAAGCGCGGCCTGCGCACCGAGGGCCGGCTGCACCCCGCCAAGTACATGTTCACGAAGGAGGAGTTGGAACGGGTCACCCCCATCCTCCGGCAATACCCGCACACGCGGCTGGTGACGCCGCGCATGTCCCTCAGCGGCATGGTCTCCAACGGCACCGCGTCCACCGTCTTCGTGGGCGAAGGCATGGTCCCCGAGGACGTCAAGAAGCTCCAGGGAGGCTTCGAGCGGAAGCTCTCCGGAGACTTGAAGGCGGACAACCCCATCGGCGTGGCCACGGCGCAGGACCTCGGGAGGATTCTCAACCTGAAGCCCGGCGATTCGGCCGCGCTGCTGGTCAGCACGGTGACGGGTCAGGCCAACGCGCTGGACGTGGACATCGTGGACGACTTCAACACGGGCAACGTGGGCACGAACGACAAGTTCCTGTACCTGCCCTTCGACCTGGCGAAGTCCTTGTATGACTTCGACGGCGCCGAGCGGCTCATCGTGCTGCTGGATGACAAGTCCTTCACTGAGCAAGCCCGGACGCAGCTCACGGCCCAGCTTCAGCAAGCGGGCTTCGACGTGGAGCTCAAGACGTGGCTGGAGCTGTCGAGCTTCTACGCCCAGGTGAAGCGGCTGTTCGACATGATTTTCGCCTTCATCTTCAGCAACGTCTTCATCGTGGTCGTCATGAGCATCGTGAACGCCATGAGCATGACGGTGGTGGAACGGACGCGGGAGATTGGCACGCTGCGCGCCATGGGTCTGCGGCGCTCGGGCATCCTGCGGCTCTTCACCACGGAGGCCTTCATGCTCGTGGTGCTGGGCTGCGCGGGCGGCTTGCTCCTCACGCTGCTGGTCCGCTTCGCCGTCAACGGCGCGGGCATCACGTACACGCCGCCCAACTCGTCCAATGTCGTCAGCCTCATGGTCGACCTCGACATCCCCCGGATGGCGCGGACCTTCGTCATGCTCTCGGTGCTTGGCATTGGCGCGGCCTGGTTCCCGGCGCGGGCCGCTGCTCGCAAGCTCGTCATCGATTCACTGGGTCACGCCTGA
- a CDS encoding beta-ketoacyl-[acyl-carrier-protein] synthase family protein, with the protein MADAARIVITGMGAVSPYGAGVPALLGGLTEGRSAIRPIEDFDTSGCGCTHGARVPQGSLTALTGSNNLRRAPRGTQFSMLATEEALTMAGYSPSTWEPERVGVFLGTYRAMAEVSQDIWHRIITSEPRFVQPLLFQETVTNAVASALSIRWGWRGTNYAISAGNACGFQVLTLAAQALRAGRADAIIAGTFDLFTTATHFDMDDIGVLSGANVSRPFDTRRDGFIMGEGAAVVVLETLASAKARGAAVLAEVAGLGVAHDGHAFGVHHPEGRGLASAMRQALQAANVSPSAVDYIAAASNSTPSLDKAEVAALRMVMGDAASTVPLSSVKGLMGEAESASDMFNLLACVGAVRGGGLPVQAGTEQPEFELNLVRTSQGHPPVRAALAHSYSFGGNAGAALVRALEPQE; encoded by the coding sequence ATGGCAGACGCAGCTCGCATCGTCATCACCGGCATGGGCGCCGTGTCCCCCTATGGGGCCGGCGTCCCCGCCTTGCTGGGAGGCCTCACCGAAGGACGCAGCGCCATCCGCCCCATCGAGGACTTCGACACCTCGGGGTGCGGCTGCACGCACGGCGCTCGCGTGCCCCAGGGGAGCCTGACCGCGCTGACAGGCTCCAACAACCTGCGGCGCGCGCCCCGGGGGACGCAGTTCTCCATGCTCGCCACGGAGGAGGCGCTCACGATGGCGGGCTACAGCCCATCGACATGGGAGCCGGAGCGGGTGGGCGTGTTCCTGGGCACGTACCGGGCCATGGCCGAAGTCAGCCAGGACATCTGGCACCGCATCATCACCAGCGAGCCGCGCTTCGTGCAGCCCCTGCTCTTCCAGGAGACGGTGACCAACGCCGTTGCGAGCGCGCTCAGCATCCGCTGGGGCTGGCGTGGCACCAACTACGCCATCAGCGCGGGAAACGCCTGTGGGTTCCAGGTGCTCACCCTGGCGGCGCAGGCGCTGCGCGCTGGGCGGGCGGACGCCATCATCGCGGGGACGTTCGACCTGTTCACCACGGCCACGCACTTCGACATGGATGACATTGGCGTGCTGAGCGGCGCCAACGTGAGCCGTCCCTTCGACACCCGGCGGGATGGTTTCATCATGGGCGAGGGCGCGGCGGTGGTGGTGCTGGAGACGCTCGCCTCCGCGAAGGCACGCGGCGCCGCCGTGCTGGCGGAAGTGGCGGGGCTGGGCGTCGCGCACGACGGGCACGCCTTCGGCGTCCATCACCCGGAGGGACGGGGGCTCGCCTCCGCGATGCGGCAGGCGCTCCAGGCGGCGAACGTGTCTCCGTCGGCGGTGGACTACATCGCCGCCGCGAGCAACTCCACGCCGTCGCTGGACAAGGCGGAAGTGGCCGCCCTGCGGATGGTCATGGGCGACGCGGCGAGCACCGTGCCCCTCAGCAGCGTGAAGGGGCTCATGGGCGAGGCGGAGTCCGCCAGCGACATGTTCAACCTGCTCGCGTGTGTTGGCGCGGTCCGGGGTGGCGGTCTGCCCGTCCAGGCCGGCACCGAGCAACCGGAGTTCGAACTCAATCTGGTGCGAACCTCCCAGGGACACCCGCCTGTTCGGGCGGCCCTGGCGCACTCCTACTCGTTCGGAGGCAACGCCGGAGCGGCGTTGGTCCGAGCGCTCGAACCACAGGAATGA
- a CDS encoding carboxylesterase/lipase family protein, which produces MSSDVTREVKIQEGTVKGTIEEGISIFRGIPYGEPPVGNLRWSPPVRKTSLGDATFEAFSFGASPLQSRQGCIEGGGGDPGVMSEDCLSLNVWTPSLDETANKPVVVWLFGGAFVVGTGSVPPYNGIPMAQRDVVLVTFNYRVGHLGFFAHPLLNQADGAPQAHANFGLMDQIMVLEWVQDNIAKFGGNPGNVTLIGESAGAKSVLAHFSSPLHAGRTLFHRGIAQSAYVLGEKPLSLAQANGVQFTQDLVTAGLLKEGFTLEELRNVPGDEFWRHSPGTFNAPSPIVGDAVLPKSLRATFEAHEQKQLPLIMGSTSNDASVAAAFGMTTEVIINLLKSKKLYDAVKLVYSGVEGDDELARRVVLDFVFVITPKYFGDLHSKKDGGSNMMWRYEFAYVPDALASQQPQGVPHGSDVPYFLGTCERCPPRTRPSTTRTAPSPARCWTTWSASPATVSPSRPWVESPGPGTWRRSSSPRTGCSCWMR; this is translated from the coding sequence ATGTCGAGCGACGTGACGCGGGAAGTGAAGATCCAAGAAGGAACGGTGAAGGGGACGATCGAGGAGGGCATCTCCATCTTCAGGGGAATCCCCTACGGAGAGCCTCCCGTGGGCAACCTGCGCTGGAGCCCGCCCGTGCGCAAGACGTCGCTGGGAGACGCGACCTTCGAGGCCTTCTCGTTCGGCGCGTCGCCCCTCCAGTCGCGGCAGGGCTGCATCGAGGGCGGTGGCGGGGACCCCGGCGTCATGTCCGAGGACTGCCTTTCCCTCAACGTCTGGACCCCCTCCCTGGACGAGACGGCGAACAAGCCGGTGGTGGTGTGGCTCTTCGGCGGCGCCTTCGTCGTGGGGACCGGCAGTGTGCCGCCCTACAACGGCATCCCCATGGCCCAGCGGGACGTGGTGCTCGTCACGTTCAACTACCGCGTGGGCCACCTGGGGTTCTTCGCCCATCCGCTCCTCAACCAGGCGGACGGCGCGCCCCAGGCGCATGCCAACTTCGGACTCATGGACCAGATCATGGTCCTGGAGTGGGTGCAGGACAACATCGCGAAGTTCGGCGGCAACCCGGGCAACGTCACCCTCATCGGTGAGTCCGCGGGCGCCAAGAGCGTGCTCGCGCACTTCAGCTCCCCGCTCCACGCGGGCCGGACCCTGTTCCACCGGGGCATCGCCCAGAGCGCGTACGTGCTCGGGGAGAAGCCCCTGTCCCTGGCCCAGGCCAACGGCGTGCAGTTCACGCAGGACCTGGTGACGGCGGGGCTGCTGAAGGAGGGATTCACCCTGGAGGAGCTGCGCAACGTGCCCGGGGACGAGTTCTGGCGTCATTCGCCCGGAACCTTCAACGCCCCCAGCCCCATCGTTGGAGACGCGGTGCTCCCCAAGAGCCTTCGGGCCACGTTCGAGGCCCATGAGCAGAAGCAACTGCCGCTCATCATGGGCAGCACGAGCAACGACGCCAGCGTCGCGGCGGCGTTCGGGATGACCACCGAGGTCATCATCAACCTGTTGAAGAGCAAGAAGCTCTACGATGCGGTCAAGCTGGTGTACTCCGGCGTCGAGGGCGACGATGAGCTGGCCCGGCGGGTGGTGCTGGACTTCGTGTTCGTCATCACGCCCAAGTACTTCGGGGACCTGCACAGCAAGAAGGACGGGGGCAGCAACATGATGTGGCGATACGAATTCGCCTACGTCCCCGACGCGCTCGCGAGCCAGCAGCCCCAGGGCGTCCCCCACGGCAGCGACGTCCCGTACTTCCTGGGAACCTGCGAGCGGTGCCCCCCACGGACGAGGCCTTCAACGACGCGGACCGCGCCTTCGCCGGCAAGGTGCTGGACTACGTGGTCAGCTTCGCCAGCAACGGTGAGCCCAAGTCGGCCGTGGGTGGAGTCGCCTGGCCCCGGCACGTGGAGGCGCTCCTCTTCCCCCAGGACCGGCTGCTCCTGCTGGATGAGGTGA
- a CDS encoding serine hydrolase domain-containing protein, translated as MPHRFVAALVCALVVAPLAAPAANPELTTRLDAQLERNRARYGIAGQAVLIRHNGEVVYQAARGEKDIERHAPVSADTIFDAYSLAKLLASTLVLQLVEQGHLELDAPAGRYLPNLPVAWQDIRVRHFLNHSSGVPEYFEIHQGAVVSKVGVGFPPTLDAVFASLSDTPMRFAAGSSNRYTQTNFLVLTALLQAHHRQPYATIVRQRILKPLRLRNTWLGPAGVPAARLATAYIGKDGALQREEDVAWPAYARGHAGLHTTVGDLDRFLQALVAGKLVSRATLQTLLQPHPLSTGRDSGFVSGWELGQSGAYRQVSHDGGTRVRARVLFKDTLDGDTWTFVYFTNGSARNAWSRTLVDSTMAQVAPALFPRETLSERMFTHALADDGGDDAALNAWLRDSSGIPAKELEREINGAGYAIRENLGNGPALKVFSLNTQLHPKSANAWDSLAECHAALGDAETAATLYAKSRQLAEAAKAKP; from the coding sequence ATGCCTCACCGGTTCGTTGCCGCGCTGGTCTGCGCGCTCGTTGTTGCTCCGTTGGCCGCACCGGCGGCCAACCCGGAGCTGACGACCCGCCTCGACGCCCAACTGGAGCGCAACCGCGCTCGCTACGGTATCGCCGGGCAGGCGGTCCTGATTCGCCACAACGGCGAAGTCGTGTATCAGGCCGCCCGTGGCGAGAAGGACATCGAACGCCACGCGCCAGTCTCCGCCGACACCATTTTCGACGCGTATTCGTTGGCCAAGCTGCTGGCCAGCACCTTGGTGTTGCAGTTGGTCGAGCAGGGGCACCTCGAACTGGATGCACCGGCCGGCCGCTACCTGCCGAACCTGCCCGTGGCGTGGCAGGACATCCGCGTGCGCCACTTCCTCAACCACAGCTCCGGTGTTCCGGAGTACTTCGAGATTCACCAGGGCGCGGTGGTGTCGAAGGTCGGCGTCGGTTTCCCACCCACGCTGGACGCCGTGTTCGCGAGCCTGTCCGACACCCCGATGCGGTTCGCCGCCGGCAGCAGCAACCGTTACACGCAGACCAACTTCCTGGTGCTGACCGCGCTGCTGCAAGCGCACCATCGCCAGCCCTATGCGACCATCGTGCGCCAGCGCATCCTGAAGCCACTGCGCCTGCGCAATACTTGGCTGGGGCCCGCCGGTGTGCCAGCCGCGCGTCTGGCCACCGCCTACATCGGCAAGGACGGTGCTCTTCAACGAGAAGAGGATGTCGCCTGGCCCGCCTATGCGCGGGGCCACGCGGGCCTGCACACCACCGTCGGCGATCTCGATCGCTTCCTGCAAGCGCTGGTCGCCGGCAAGCTGGTGAGCCGGGCGACGCTGCAAACCCTGCTGCAGCCGCACCCGCTCAGCACGGGGCGCGACAGCGGGTTTGTCAGTGGTTGGGAGCTGGGGCAAAGCGGTGCTTACCGGCAGGTGAGCCACGACGGCGGCACCCGCGTCCGCGCTCGCGTGTTGTTCAAGGACACGTTGGACGGGGACACCTGGACCTTCGTCTATTTCACCAACGGCAGCGCGCGCAACGCCTGGTCGCGCACGCTGGTGGACAGCACCATGGCGCAGGTCGCGCCAGCGTTGTTTCCGCGCGAGACGCTGTCCGAGCGCATGTTCACCCATGCCCTCGCCGATGATGGCGGCGACGATGCGGCGCTGAATGCCTGGCTGCGTGACAGCAGCGGCATTCCGGCGAAGGAGCTGGAGCGAGAAATCAACGGCGCTGGTTACGCCATCCGGGAGAATCTCGGCAATGGCCCGGCGCTGAAGGTGTTCTCCCTCAACACCCAGCTTCACCCGAAGTCGGCCAATGCCTGGGACAGCCTGGCCGAATGCCACGCCGCATTGGGCGATGCGGAAACCGCGGCCACGCTGTACGCGAAGTCGCGGCAACTGGCCGAGGCCGCGAAGGCGAAGCCGTGA